The Helianthus annuus cultivar XRQ/B chromosome 16, HanXRQr2.0-SUNRISE, whole genome shotgun sequence genome includes a window with the following:
- the LOC110904506 gene encoding uncharacterized protein LOC110904506 has protein sequence MPHTRSQGPPPLPFALRSSFSSSTFEVRASSSTSFSVSTPVFGFTPKPSPSPSRSRSPSPPAMANRTVYQQATTGFAGGNSPITLPDIPNDRSWQIPSYIMTAIANSCQFHGRDDEDAPAHINRITRLCSTFSIEGVSLDARYLQVFPFSLAGRAAAWFDSQLAGTFTTWARLRDAFLAKYFPPAKASRLRDQIHSFRMEPDEPYHLAWERFQTLLSRCSQHGLSDWALVEKFYNGLTPEIRARFDTSAGGQLMGKKTVAECNDLFESFAHSEMDYSATSRTSIPVHTTSAGRGVNQVSLDSSVAAAVERVKESLRQEWRHELSEIQKKVNRCEVCRGGHDTIECPTLTLEQVEYIADQSRGPFNNSSGYRSAGNPPGFPSGQYQSRGPGIYTSSNSGQFSGSGSGGQPASGGASESSVSRLEEMFARFMTQQEAFMKNQEQINKNNELQFKNQQAALLDLQRSVGGLAKQLQEHPPGQFSGNTFPNPANHSVNAVTTRSGVSLGEVVRESVPVESDEEVDEEIELEAPGKVQHRLDPASTAHAEEPPVEKRVGKQPVRVRSPREVDISRLPFPARARQQSYVREYEKFLEMFTQLKVNLPFIEALRSMPKYAKFLKDFLKRKDRIGESSSGPLRGECSSVTLNKLPEKLTDPGVFTIPCLFGSGVENHALADLGASINLMPYSFYEKLGLGELKPSRMTLSLADKSVKYPRGVVENLLVKVDRFVFPADFVVLDMEADEKVPLIFGRPFLNTAKALIDVFLGTITLRAGDESVVFEVNKMRGSGDRVNAVLVVEESDTSGGSKVESGPNLENVLKPKCGDPPDRRLEWIEERLFRLESRFEPPSGESRVWGSYVEAKDITGAFNDSSATARTSRFGGELRLFDPP, from the coding sequence ATGCCCCATACGCGCTCGCAGGGACCGCCGCCGTTGCCGTTTGCACTCAGGTCTTCCTTCTCGTCATCTACGTTTGAGGTACGTGCTTCTAGCTCTACTTCATTTTCTGTGTCCACCCCCGTTTTCGGTTTCACACCCAAGCCATCCCCATCACCATCCCGTTCCCGTTCGCCTAGTCCTCCCGCTATGGCGAATCGTACCGTTTACCAGCAGGCCACCACCGGCTTCGCCGGTGGTAATTCCCCCATCACCCTTCCGGATATCCCGAACGATCGGTCCTGGCAGATTCCATCATACATTATGACCGCCATTGCTAATTCATGCCAGTTCCACGGTCGGGATGACGAGGATGCCCCCGCGCATATCAATCGCATCACTCGTCTCTGCAGCACCTTCTCCATTGAGGGTGTTAGTCTTGATGCTAGATACCTCCAGGTTTTCCCATTCTCACTCGCTGGACGCGCGGCTGCGTGGTTCGATTCCCAGCTGGCTGGCACTTTTACTACTTGGGCACGTCTCCGCGATGCATTCTTAGCCAAGTATTTTCCGCCAGCAAAGGCGTCTCGCCTTCGTGACCAGATTCATTCTTTTCGCATGGAGCCAGATGAGCCATATCATCTAGCTTGGGAGCGTTTTCAGACCCTGCTATCCCGTTGCTCTCAGCACGGGTTATCTGATTGGGCTttagtagaaaaattttataatggtCTTACTCCTGAGATTAGGGCTCGTTTCGATACCTCGGCAGGAGGTCAGCTTATGGGTAAGAAAACAGTAGCAGAGTGTAACGATTTATTTGAGAGTTTTGCCCACTCCGAGATGGACTACAGCGCTACCAGCAGGACTTCCATTCCTGTTCATACCACCTCGGCCGGTCGAGGGGTAAACCAAGTTAGCTTGGATTCATCGGTAGCTGCTGCAGTCGAGAGAGTGAAAGAGAGTTTGAGGCAGGAGTGGAGGCATGAGTTGAGTGAAATACAGAAAAAGGTTAATAGGTGTGAGGTTTGTCGTGGAGGGCATGATACTATAGAGTGTCCCACTCTCACTCTTGAGCAGGTGGAGTACATAGCTGACCAGTCTAGGGGTCCCTTCAATAATTCTAGTGGTTATCGTTCGGCTGGGAATCCTCCTGGATTTCCATCTGGTCAGTATCAGAGTAGAGGGCCGGGTATTTATACTAGTTCTAATTCGGGGCAGTTTAGTGGGTCAGGATCGGGTGGTCAGCCTGCGAGTGGGGGAGCGTCGGAGAGTAGTGTGAGTAGGCTAGAGGAGATGTTCGCCAGGTTTATGACTCAGCAGGAGGCGTTCATGAAAAATCAGGAGCAAATTAACAAAAACAACGAGCTCCAGTTCAAGAATCAGCAAGCCGCCCTCCTCGATCTCCAGAGGTCAGTGGGCGGGCTTGCTAAGCAGTTACAGGAGCACCCACCGGGTCAGTTTTCGGGGAACACTTTCCCGAATCCTGCGAATCATTCGGTAAATGCTGTTACTACCCGTAGTGGGGTGAGTCTAGGAGAGGTTGTGAGAGAGAGTGTTCCTGTTGAGAGTGATGAGGAGGTCGATGAGGAGATTGAGTTGGAGGCCCCAGGCAAGGTGCAACATAGGCTAgacccagcaagtaccgcacacgcCGAGGAGCCTCCCGTAGAGAAGAGAGTAGGAAAGCAGCCGGTTAGGGTTAGGTCACCGCGAGAGGTTGACATTTCTCGTCTTCCATTTCCCGCCCGAGCTAGGCAGCAGTCGTATGTTAGGGAGTATGAGAAGTTTCTTGAGATGTTCACCCAGCTGAAGGTGAACCTCCCGTTCATAGAGGCATTGAGATCGATGCCGAAATACGCCAAGTTCCTTAAGGATTTCCTTAAGCGTAAGGATAGGATAGGTGAGAGTTCTAGTGGCCCATTGAGAGGAGAGTGCTCTTCAGTGACTTTAAATAAACTCCCCGAAAAACTCACCGATCCGGGCGTATTTACGATCCCTTGTTTGTTTGGTAGTGGCGTGGAAAACCACGCATTGGCAGACTTAGGCGCTAGTATAAATTTAATGCCATACTCATTTTACGAAAAACTAGGCCTTGGTGAGTTGAAGCCATCTCGTATGACCCTGTCGTTAGCGGATAAGTCGGTTAAGTATCCTAGGGGGGTCGTAGAAAATTTGTTGGTGAAAGTGGATAGGTTTGTCTTTCCGGCCGATTTCGTAGTGCTAGATATGGAGGCCGATGAGAAGGTTCCACTTATTTTTGGGCGCCCGTTTTTGAATACCGCCAAAGCGCTTATAGATGTTTTCTTAGGTACAATTACACTTAGAGCGGGCGACGAGTCAGTGGTTTTTGAGGTGAATAAGATGAGAGGGTCGGGAGATCGAGTCAATGCGGTATTGGTAGTGGAAGAGAGTGACACAAGTGGGGGTAGTAAGGTTGAGAGTGGTCCGAATTTAGAAAATGTGCTAAAACCCAAGTGTGGGGACCCACCCGATAGGCGATTAGAGTGGATAGAGGAGAGATTGTTTAGGTTGGAATCAAGGTTCGAACCGCCGAGTGGAGAGTCGAGAGTTTGGGGAAGCTACGTGGAAGCTAAGGATATTACGGGTGCTTTTAACGATAGTAGTGCTACGGCCCGTACGAGTCGATTTGGAGGTGAGCTCCGCCTATTTGATCCTCCGTAA